The Acidobacteriaceae bacterium nucleotide sequence CACGATCAGGAATCGTGCCACCGTTCAGGATCGCAATACGCTTCACACCGTGGCGCGGCGTAATCCAGTTCCGCTGCCGGTCCCACGTCACCCGCGGACGCAACTCCGCAAACTCGTCCGAGGGGTAGCGTCCGGCAAGCATGTCGAGCACGCCGTCAAAGACCGCCACCGTCAGGCCCGCAAACGGAGCCGCGCTACGCATCGTTGCAAGCAACGCAGCATAACTCACGCCCGCAGCCTCATCCTCGCTTTCGGCGGAACGACCCTTACGCCTCTCCACTTCGTCTACCGGCAACGGTGGATGAGCGATCATCGCGACCATCTGCTGTGCCAGAACATCCAGCGGATTACGCAGAAAACGTGTCGACTCTACATGGCCTTCGTGCATGGCTTCCGTCACAGCGGCACACGCAATCAGGTCAGCTCGATACTTCGGAAAGATGATGCCGCTCGATGGAGCACCGACCTGATGCCCGGCGCGGCCAATTCTCTGCATGCCACTTGCAACAGATGGCGGCGCTTCAATCTGCACTACAAGATCAACCGCCCCCATGTCGATGCCAAGTTCCAGAGACGAGGTGCAGACAAGCGCCTTCAGCTTGCCCGCTTTCAACATCTCTTCAATCTCTGAACGCTGCGCTGCAGCTAATGATCCATGATGTGCGCGAGCGATCGGTTCGCCAGCAAGCTCGTTCAACGCACCCGCCAATCGCTCGGCGACACGCCGAGCGTTCACGAAGATCAGCGTGGACGTACGACCACGAACAATCTCCAACAAGCGCGGGTGGATTGACTGCCAGATGCTCGTACGCTTCGGCCCCTGCGAGGCAGGGCCGCTGGGAAGCTCGTCAATCTCTCCCAGCTTCGCCATGTCCTCCACCGGGACTTCCACCGTCAACTCCAGCGTCTTGCGAGCCCCAGCATTCACAATCGTCACAGGGCGAAACACAGGCCCCTGGGCCTCACGTTTCTCTGTCTGATCGCTTGTCTCTAACGCGTTTGTGAACTGCTCCACCGCTCCCTGCGAAGCGTTGGCGTCTTTCCCCTTCTTCGGCTTTGCCTGCGAAGCAGATCCGTGCTCTACCCCTTCTGCACCACCCAGGAAACGCGCCACCTCTTCTAACGGCCGCTGCGTTGCCGACAGCCCAATGCGTTGAATCCTCCGTCCGGCAAGTGCCTCCAGCCGCTCCAGCGACAACGCCAGATGCGCTCCGCGCTTGGTCGGCACCAACGCATGAATCTCGTCGATGATCACCGTCTCAACGGAACGCAGCGTCTCGCCGGCGTCGCTGGTCAGCAAGAGATAAAGCGACTCTGGCGTCGTCACCAGTATTTCGCCCGGATGTCGTTTGAAGCGTGCACGCTCTTTGGCACTCGTGTCGCCCGTACGCACGCTGATCTCCGGAGTGTGTACCGGGACACCATCGCGCTGCGCCATATTGGCGATACCCGCGAGCGGCGAACGCAGGTTGCGCTCCACGTCTACAGCCAACGCCTTCAGCGGAGAGATGTAGAGCACGCGGCAGCCTTCAGCCTTTGGCGGTTCGCGCAGCATCAGTTTGTCGAGACACCACAGAAACGCCGTCAGCGTCTTGCCCGTACCGGTAGGAGCGAGAATGAGCGTGGATTCGCCGCGAGCAATCGCAGGCCAGCCTTCGCGCTGCGGAGCCGTAACCTCCTCAAACACCGCGCGAAACCACTTAGCCGTTACGGGATGAAAAAGGTCGAGCACATGCGGCTCAGCCACAGCGGGCTTCTTCCCCTTCGCCATCTTCTTTTCCTTTGCCACGGCCACCCGAGAGCCACTCCCTTCGCTCAACCTAACTGTATTGGATGCAAATTTCTCTTTCACCCAATGCCAGGAGCGAACATGGAAGTTCCAGAATCGTCCCTTCGGTGGCCAAAGAAGCTACAGCCACGCGCCAAAGAGCCCTTGCCTACAGGCGAGGAAGCGACTACGCTAGACGACTCGACTATGCCATTGGAAAATCAACCCGCAAATACTCTTTCGGCTGAGAAGAAAGCTGAATTACGCCGCCTCGCGACCGAGGTTGCTGCTCACTCTTACTCCCCCTACTCCAAGTTTCGCGTCGGTGCAGCCCTGCTGCTGAGCGACGGCTCCGTCGTCAGCGGCTGCAATGTGGAGAACTGCTCCTATCGCCTGACAAGCTGCGCAGAGCAGGCCGCCATCGCGCGCGCCGTCTCAGAACGTGGCCCCGGCATCCGCCTGCTTGCTGTAGCTGTGGCCAATCTCAACGGCGCCGCCTCCATGCCCTGCGGCGCCTGCCGTCAGACGCTCACCGAGTTTGGCAGCGACGAAATCCCCGTTCTCTATCCCGGTGAAGGTGGCAAAGACGAGGAAACAACTCTCGGCGCGCTCATCCCCCAAGCTTTCCGCGCAGAATTTCTCCAGTAAGAACAAGGCCCATGAGCGAAAACGCAATTCATCCCCTCGATATCGTTATCAAGAAGCGCGACGGCAAGGAACTGACGCAGGCTGAGATCGCTCACCTCGTCCGCACCGTCGTACTCAACGGCGAAGCCAAGCTGAACCCCGACGCTGCTCCTCTTGCTGCCACAGACAAAATCACCGATGCACAGATTGCAGCGTTCCTGATGGCGACGTTCTGGCGCGGGATGTCGCGGGAAGAACTCGCGCATCTGACGACAGCGATGCGCTTCTCCGGAGAGGTCTTCGACACCAAGCAGCTCAATAGCTTTACGGTCGACAAGCATTCGACCGGCGGCGTCGGCGATAAGAGTTCACTGCTCATCGCACCCACGCTGGCCGCTGCAGGTATTGAGGGCAAACCGTCCATCACGGTCCCGATGATCAGCGGCCGGTCGCTTGGCCACACCGGCGGTACGCTCGACAAGCTCGAGACGATCCCCGGCTTCAACACGCAGCTCACGCTTGACCGCATGATGGAGGTGCTGAAGGAGTGCCACGCCGTACTCGTCGGCCAAACACCGAAGCTGGTGCCCGCCGACCGAATGCTTTACGCCATGCGCGACCACACCGGTACGGTCGAATCGCCGTACCTCATCACGGCAAGCATTATGAGCAAGAAGCTCGCCGAAGACCTCCAGGGCCTTGTGCTCGACGTCAAGGTTGGCTCCGGCGCATTCATGCCGACGTATGAGCTCTCCAAATTCCTCGCCGAACTAATGGTCTCCACTGGCGAGCACTCCGGTACGCGCACCGTCGCCGTTCTCACCACCATGGACGAGCCGCTTGGCCGGTTCTCCGGCAACTGGGTCGAGGTCTGGGAGTGCGTCGACATCATGAAGGGCAAGCGGCATCCCATGTCCGCCGACCTCATCCAACTCTCAAACGTCCTCTCTGGCTGGATGCTCTTCTTCGCAGGCAAGTCGGAGACGCCGGAAGCAGGCGCGAAGCTCGCCGATGAGATCCTCGCCAGCGGTGCAGCGTATGAAGCGTGGCTCAAGCTCACTGCCGCGCACGGCGGCGATATCTCTGTCTTCGATGACCCCGCAGCCTTCCACAAACCAACGGCGACACGCGTGCTGAAAGCAAAGCGCAGCGGCTACCTCGCAGGCATGGACTGCAAGGAAGTCGGTTGGGCCGTCCAGCGGCTGGGTGCGGGTCGCGCTCGCCCGGGCGACCCAGTCAGTGCCCACGCGGGCATCGAATCCCACGTCAAACTAGGTACTTACGTGGAAGAAGGCCAGCCACTCTTCACCCTCTTCAGTGAGGACGAAGCACTCCTCGGCCCCTCGTACAAGATGCTCGACGACACCCTCGAGATCAACGACAAGGCACCCCGGCTTCAACCGCTGATCCGCGAAATTGTGAAGCAGTAAACCGAAGCAGCCAGCAGGCCGAGCGACTCACGCTCGGCCTCTGTCTTTTTCTGCAACGCGTAGCAGACGCCGCCAGGAAGCGAATCCCTGCGGCACAAGGCCCCGCAAAGCAGTACACTACACAGCATTCATCCCCTTTTCCACGTCACGGACGGAGATCACCTTTGGCACGTTTCACCGGATTGCTTGGCCTCATTGTTTTTCTTGGCATCGCCTACGCGCTCTCAACGGACCGCAAAGCGATCCGCTGGCGCACCGTAGCCTGGGGTCTGGGCCTGCAAGTATTCTTCGCCTTCATCGTGCTGCGCGCCTCGTGGGGGCAACGCGTTCTGAAGACCGGTGCTGATGCTGTCGCCTCCTTGCTGGGGCATGCAGCCGACGGCTCCGCCATGGTCTTCGGCCACCTCGGCGACCCGCACTCCCCCCTGGCGGTCTTCGCCTTCGCCGTGCTGCCCACCATCATCTTCGTCTCCGCGCTCTTCGGTGCGCTTTATCACCTCGGCATCATGCAGCAGATCATTAAGGTCGTTGCCTGGGTGATGCAACGCACCATGGGCACCTCTGGTGCAGAGTCCACCAACGTTGCCGCGTCCATCTTCATGGGCCAGACCGAAGCCCCACTCACCATCCGCCCCTACCTCAACGACGCTACGCGTTCTGAGCTCATGACCATCATGACCTCTGGCATGGCGCACGTCTCCGGCGGCATCATGGCCGCGTATATCCTCTTCGGCATTCGCGCGCAGGACCTTCTCTCCGCCGTCATCATGACCGCACCCGGCACCATCCTCATCGCGAAGATGCTCGTGCCCGAAACCGAAGTGCCCCGCACGCTCGGCACCGTGCAGATGACCGAGAACGAAGAGCACAAGAATGAGAACCTCATCGGATCCATCGCACGCGGCACCATCGACGGCGGTCAACTCGCCTTCAACGTGGCGATCATGCTCATCAGCTTCCTAGCCATCGTCGGCCTTATCAACGCCATCATGCTCAGTACCTCGAACGCGCTGTGGATCCATCACATCCGCTTCCCGCACTCACTCGGCAACGCTCTCGGCGTGCTCTGCGCTCCAGTGGCGTGGCTCATCGGCATTCCATGGCATGACGCGCCGATCGTCGGCAACCTCATCGGCACGCGTGCTGTGCTCAATGAGTTCATCGCGTACAACCAACTCGGCGTTCTCGCAAAGTCTGGTGCGATCTCCACGCGCACACTGGCCATCACGACGTTTGCCCTCTGCGGCTTTGCAAACCTCGGTTCGGTGGGCATGCAGATCGGTGGCATCGGAGCCCTCATCCCGTCACGTCGCAACGACCTCGCAAAGCTGGGCCTCCGCGCCATGCTCGCAGGCACGATGGCGAACCTAATGTCCGCTGCGATCGTCAGCATGATGATGAAGTAGCCCAGTCCAAGCAAAAGAAACGCCCGCAGTGACCACCGTCACTGCGGGCGTTTCTACGTCAGCGCAGCATTGGAGTCATGAGAGCCGATGCCCATTCTCTCGGAGTGCATCCGTACTACACACACATCGCGGCGTTCTGCGACCTGCAGCAGCGATCTCTTACACGCGGCACTCTTACTGTTTTGACGGGTGTCGCCGTAGCTACCGTGCTTTCGCACTTCCCTGCCCTCCGGCCGAATCCATGGATTACCCTCCCAACGCTTGCCATCGCCTACGGCA carries:
- a CDS encoding permease → MRADAHSLGVHPYYTHIAAFCDLQQRSLTRGTLTVLTGVAVATVLSHFPALRPNPWITLPTLAIAYGTWDTARNLRVRWDMRQAGVVLCVYMDMMALFLALFLLLWPFIDLGAGSL
- a CDS encoding nucleoside transporter C-terminal domain-containing protein yields the protein MARFTGLLGLIVFLGIAYALSTDRKAIRWRTVAWGLGLQVFFAFIVLRASWGQRVLKTGADAVASLLGHAADGSAMVFGHLGDPHSPLAVFAFAVLPTIIFVSALFGALYHLGIMQQIIKVVAWVMQRTMGTSGAESTNVAASIFMGQTEAPLTIRPYLNDATRSELMTIMTSGMAHVSGGIMAAYILFGIRAQDLLSAVIMTAPGTILIAKMLVPETEVPRTLGTVQMTENEEHKNENLIGSIARGTIDGGQLAFNVAIMLISFLAIVGLINAIMLSTSNALWIHHIRFPHSLGNALGVLCAPVAWLIGIPWHDAPIVGNLIGTRAVLNEFIAYNQLGVLAKSGAISTRTLAITTFALCGFANLGSVGMQIGGIGALIPSRRNDLAKLGLRAMLAGTMANLMSAAIVSMMMK
- a CDS encoding thymidine phosphorylase, whose protein sequence is MSENAIHPLDIVIKKRDGKELTQAEIAHLVRTVVLNGEAKLNPDAAPLAATDKITDAQIAAFLMATFWRGMSREELAHLTTAMRFSGEVFDTKQLNSFTVDKHSTGGVGDKSSLLIAPTLAAAGIEGKPSITVPMISGRSLGHTGGTLDKLETIPGFNTQLTLDRMMEVLKECHAVLVGQTPKLVPADRMLYAMRDHTGTVESPYLITASIMSKKLAEDLQGLVLDVKVGSGAFMPTYELSKFLAELMVSTGEHSGTRTVAVLTTMDEPLGRFSGNWVEVWECVDIMKGKRHPMSADLIQLSNVLSGWMLFFAGKSETPEAGAKLADEILASGAAYEAWLKLTAAHGGDISVFDDPAAFHKPTATRVLKAKRSGYLAGMDCKEVGWAVQRLGAGRARPGDPVSAHAGIESHVKLGTYVEEGQPLFTLFSEDEALLGPSYKMLDDTLEINDKAPRLQPLIREIVKQ
- a CDS encoding cytidine deaminase; this translates as MEVPESSLRWPKKLQPRAKEPLPTGEEATTLDDSTMPLENQPANTLSAEKKAELRRLATEVAAHSYSPYSKFRVGAALLLSDGSVVSGCNVENCSYRLTSCAEQAAIARAVSERGPGIRLLAVAVANLNGAASMPCGACRQTLTEFGSDEIPVLYPGEGGKDEETTLGALIPQAFRAEFLQ